In Myxococcus stipitatus, the following are encoded in one genomic region:
- a CDS encoding Leu/Phe/Val dehydrogenase: MSYFTQLLEGGYEAVHLLSDSRTGLKAIVGMHNTRLGPGLGGTRALSTYTSEEEAVADALRLARGMTYKAALAGLPHGGGKAVIMLPRGNFDRAKLFESFGRAVESLCGRYITTEDSGTSTDDMEHVRKHTKYVVGLKERSGDPSPVTAFGVARAMEATAKNVFGSADLKGLRVTVLGVGHVGMYLVKELHERGAKVWVSDINAASVEHAVKHYGATAVDADTLHRMEADIYAPCALGGAINDTTLPLLKVKAVCGAANNQLLTMRHGEQLASRGILYVPDYAANAGGLINVAQEWAGYDREKAYARASNIFDTIDTLLRRAKESGLRPEQVADRMVEEKLAA, translated from the coding sequence ATGAGTTACTTCACGCAATTGCTCGAAGGCGGCTATGAAGCCGTCCATCTGCTCAGCGACTCCCGCACGGGCCTGAAGGCCATTGTGGGGATGCACAACACGCGGCTGGGTCCTGGGCTGGGCGGCACGCGCGCCCTGTCGACCTACACCTCCGAGGAGGAGGCCGTCGCGGACGCGCTCCGGTTGGCGCGAGGCATGACATACAAGGCGGCGCTCGCCGGCCTGCCGCACGGAGGCGGCAAGGCGGTCATCATGTTGCCTCGTGGCAACTTCGACCGCGCGAAGCTGTTCGAGTCGTTCGGCCGCGCGGTGGAGTCGCTCTGTGGTCGCTACATCACCACCGAGGACAGCGGCACCAGCACGGACGACATGGAGCACGTGCGCAAGCACACGAAGTACGTCGTGGGCTTGAAGGAGCGCAGCGGAGACCCGTCGCCGGTGACGGCCTTCGGCGTGGCGCGGGCGATGGAGGCCACGGCGAAGAACGTCTTCGGCAGCGCGGACCTGAAGGGCCTGCGTGTCACCGTGCTGGGTGTGGGCCACGTGGGCATGTACCTCGTGAAGGAACTGCACGAGCGCGGCGCCAAGGTGTGGGTGAGCGACATCAACGCCGCCAGCGTGGAGCACGCGGTGAAGCACTACGGCGCCACCGCGGTGGACGCGGACACCCTGCACCGCATGGAGGCGGACATCTACGCGCCGTGTGCGCTGGGTGGCGCCATCAACGACACCACGTTGCCGCTCTTGAAGGTGAAGGCGGTGTGCGGGGCGGCGAACAACCAATTGCTCACGATGCGACACGGCGAGCAGCTCGCCAGCCGCGGCATCCTGTACGTGCCGGACTACGCGGCCAACGCCGGTGGCCTCATCAACGTGGCGCAGGAGTGGGCGGGGTATGACCGGGAGAAGGCGTACGCCCGGGCCTCGAACATCTTCGACACCATCGACACCTTGCTGCGGCGCGCGAAGGAGTCCGGTCTGCGCCCCGAGCAGGTGGCCGACCGCATGGTCGAGGAGAAGCTGGCGGCCTGA
- the dtd gene encoding D-aminoacyl-tRNA deacylase produces the protein MRAVVQRVLEASVTVDGQRVSDIGPGLLVLLGVGKGDTEADVAWMVEKLATLRIFEDTAGKMNLSLEDTSRQLIVVSQFTLYGDARKGRRPSFIDAMEPAAAKALYERACESLRQRGLSVGTGIFAADMKVALVNDGPVTLVLESPGPAAPKP, from the coding sequence ATGCGAGCCGTGGTGCAGCGGGTGCTGGAAGCGTCGGTGACGGTGGATGGGCAACGGGTGAGTGACATCGGCCCCGGCCTGCTGGTGCTCCTGGGCGTGGGCAAGGGTGACACCGAGGCGGACGTGGCGTGGATGGTGGAGAAGCTGGCCACCTTGCGCATCTTCGAGGACACCGCCGGGAAGATGAACCTCTCGCTGGAGGACACCTCCCGCCAGCTCATCGTCGTCAGCCAGTTCACGCTCTACGGCGACGCACGAAAAGGGCGGCGCCCCAGCTTCATCGACGCGATGGAGCCTGCTGCCGCCAAGGCCCTGTATGAGCGCGCCTGCGAGAGCCTCCGGCAGCGCGGGCTGAGCGTGGGCACCGGCATCTTCGCCGCGGACATGAAGGTGGCCCTCGTCAACGACGGCCCCGTCACCCTCGTCCTGGAGAGCCCCGGCCCCGCGGCGCCCAAGCCCTAG
- the selB gene encoding selenocysteine-specific translation elongation factor — MIVGTAGHIDHGKTSLVKALTGIDTDRLQEEKRRGITLELGFAHLTLDDGSVAGVVDVPGHERFVKAMAAGAGGVDLAVLVVASDEGVMPQTREHLDICRLLGVRAGVVALTKSDLLAELGPDWRALLEADLAALTAGSFLEGAPVVACSSRTGEGLEALRGALGKAAGTLAKRPVEGPTFLPVDRVFTLKGFGTVVTGTLLSGALAVEDAVSLLPGTLGPLRVRGVQVHGRAVEKVEAGQRAAVNLPGVEAESLHRGQVLTRAGELPETRMLDVELTLLPSAESPLPRRRKLLLHLGTAQVEATVALLDVDRMEPGETALAQLRLDAPVGALVGQRFILRGSRVLPGRGATLAGGRVLAIDSPRRRKGALAVVAPLREADPAGQVSWLLRQSGYRGLTQQELFGRSGLGPRVLTRTLEREGARGAVQLVDRERRLYVSGEVLEGLQGRALALLAAFHEREPLREGLSREELRQRLSAELDARVFQRVLQGLVDAGKLDVEKDLARLKGRARALTLGDEAARVRLAAELSSGGLAPPTEGELSRKLELPVPRLRELLKVLASEGRVVRVSEELCFDAAALGGLRERLVAHLREKKEISTQAFKELVGQSRKFVIPLSEYFDREKVTLRVGEKRVLRRG, encoded by the coding sequence ATGATTGTCGGGACGGCGGGCCACATCGACCACGGCAAGACGTCGTTGGTGAAGGCGCTGACCGGCATCGACACGGACCGGCTCCAGGAAGAGAAGCGCCGAGGCATCACCCTGGAGCTGGGCTTCGCGCACCTGACGTTGGACGACGGCTCGGTGGCGGGCGTGGTGGACGTGCCCGGCCACGAGCGCTTCGTGAAGGCGATGGCCGCGGGCGCCGGAGGCGTGGACCTGGCGGTGCTGGTGGTGGCCTCGGACGAGGGCGTCATGCCCCAGACGCGCGAGCACCTGGACATCTGCCGGTTGCTGGGCGTGCGCGCGGGAGTGGTGGCCCTGACCAAGTCGGACCTGCTCGCGGAGCTGGGGCCGGATTGGCGGGCGCTGCTGGAAGCGGACCTCGCGGCGCTCACCGCTGGTTCGTTCCTGGAGGGCGCGCCGGTGGTGGCTTGTTCTTCGCGGACAGGGGAGGGGCTGGAGGCGCTGCGCGGGGCGCTCGGAAAGGCCGCGGGGACGCTGGCGAAGCGGCCCGTCGAGGGGCCCACCTTCCTGCCCGTGGACCGCGTCTTCACGCTGAAGGGCTTCGGCACGGTGGTGACGGGCACGTTGCTCTCCGGCGCGTTGGCGGTGGAGGACGCGGTGTCGCTCCTTCCGGGAACCCTCGGGCCGTTGCGCGTGCGAGGTGTGCAGGTGCATGGGCGCGCGGTGGAGAAGGTGGAGGCGGGCCAGCGCGCGGCGGTGAACCTTCCGGGCGTGGAGGCCGAGTCGCTCCACCGGGGCCAGGTGCTGACGCGCGCAGGAGAGCTGCCCGAGACGCGCATGTTGGACGTGGAGTTGACGCTGCTTCCCTCGGCGGAGTCTCCGTTGCCGCGCCGCCGCAAGCTGCTGCTGCACCTGGGCACCGCGCAGGTGGAGGCCACGGTGGCGCTGTTGGATGTGGATCGGATGGAGCCCGGTGAGACGGCGCTGGCGCAGCTCCGGTTGGACGCTCCGGTGGGGGCGTTGGTGGGGCAGCGTTTCATCCTGCGCGGCTCGCGGGTGTTGCCGGGGCGGGGGGCGACGCTCGCGGGTGGGCGCGTGCTGGCGATTGATTCACCCAGGCGGCGCAAGGGCGCGCTGGCGGTGGTGGCGCCGCTGCGGGAGGCGGACCCGGCGGGACAGGTATCGTGGTTGCTCAGGCAATCGGGTTACCGGGGCCTGACGCAGCAGGAGTTGTTCGGACGCTCGGGGCTGGGGCCTCGGGTGCTGACGCGGACGCTGGAGCGCGAGGGGGCTCGAGGCGCGGTGCAGTTGGTGGACCGCGAGCGGCGGCTGTACGTGTCGGGCGAGGTGCTGGAGGGGTTGCAGGGGCGTGCGCTCGCGCTGCTGGCCGCCTTCCATGAGCGGGAGCCCTTGCGCGAGGGCCTGTCCCGCGAGGAGCTGCGCCAGCGCTTGTCGGCCGAGCTGGATGCGCGAGTCTTCCAGCGGGTGTTGCAGGGGCTGGTGGATGCCGGGAAGCTGGACGTGGAGAAGGACCTCGCGCGCTTGAAGGGGCGTGCTCGCGCGCTGACGCTGGGAGACGAGGCGGCGCGGGTGCGGCTCGCCGCGGAGCTGTCCTCGGGTGGGCTTGCGCCTCCGACGGAGGGTGAGCTGTCGCGGAAGCTCGAGCTGCCCGTGCCCCGGTTGAGGGAGCTCCTGAAGGTCCTGGCGTCCGAGGGGCGGGTGGTGCGCGTGAGCGAGGAGTTGTGCTTCGACGCGGCGGCGTTGGGGGGGCTGCGAGAGCGGCTGGTTGCCCACCTTCGCGAGAAGAAGGAGATTAGCACCCAGGCCTTCAAGGAACTGGTGGGACAGAGCCGCAAGTTCGTCATTCCGCTGTCCGAGTACTTCGACCGGGAGAAGGTGACGCTCCGGGTGGGCGAGAAGCGGGTGCTGCGTCGCGGATGA
- the dacB gene encoding D-alanyl-D-alanine carboxypeptidase/D-alanyl-D-alanine endopeptidase produces the protein MQVHRARHLLAASAIVSLLLPLGSLAAPSAEKRADREALRAALLQVLQRPSLKVSRVGVHMQSLDDGSVVFTHNADELLNPASNVKLVTSAAALAVLGPEFRFETEFLVDSGLGADGKVKTLYVRGKGDPSVTTERLWSVASELWHAGVREVGDIVVDDAWFDAERTPPGYDQEDSDRAYMAPTGALSLNWNAVAIYVRPGASPGAKGIVEMEPPSDYFIVENQLSTGARRARRVSVTSDPVGAQQKIVVRGQVPPERGGATSQWKKIDNPPMYFGQTLKQLLSTRGMKVRGRVRQGLTPSAARMVYVAQSDTFDVLLKRLNKLSSNFVAEQLLKTLGAEGRGAPGSFAKGVEVVEQFLEREVGISRGTYVMKNGSGLNDANRFSATQINKLLRYMYGRFPFAPEYLSSVPIAGKDGTLKYRFEGSDAVGRLRAKTGTLEGVSALSGYVTSAGGERFSFSMMVNDFAGRAGPIVAGLDALGAAVAATGSSLGPSSAVAALAEGGKSSGAIDDVAARIKTYLELGRQRDSRNLGFLRTAWRSERDPAVRAVLAESLYQSNPHDYLGARTLLDSYSAGNDVYGRLREVARVLSVEVPGVTSMVELAAAGNTEALARVLELAGATGADVQAQGELSVALGEVARTAPEALVVALRTALPADREAATTLLARSLVEAGQGDHPFWKSLRRMLGAADPQVAAFAKGLDSTLSQKVAEAKAPRPSEGGGAVQVVAPAGGSPPPPPPPRPAGSAPEARTETRPGG, from the coding sequence GTGCAGGTTCATCGAGCCAGACACCTCTTGGCCGCGTCGGCCATCGTTTCCCTGCTGCTTCCCTTGGGTTCCCTGGCGGCGCCCTCCGCCGAGAAGCGAGCGGACCGCGAGGCCCTGCGCGCGGCCTTGCTCCAGGTGCTCCAACGCCCCTCGCTCAAGGTGAGCCGGGTGGGGGTGCACATGCAGAGCCTGGATGACGGCTCGGTGGTGTTCACCCACAACGCGGACGAGCTGCTCAACCCCGCGTCCAACGTGAAGCTCGTCACGTCCGCCGCGGCGCTCGCGGTGCTCGGGCCGGAGTTCCGTTTCGAGACGGAGTTCCTGGTGGACTCGGGGCTGGGCGCGGACGGCAAGGTGAAGACGCTCTACGTGCGCGGCAAGGGTGACCCTTCCGTGACGACCGAGCGCCTGTGGAGCGTGGCGTCGGAGCTGTGGCACGCGGGCGTGCGCGAAGTGGGCGACATCGTCGTGGACGACGCCTGGTTCGACGCGGAGCGCACGCCGCCCGGGTATGACCAGGAGGATTCGGACCGCGCGTACATGGCGCCCACGGGCGCGCTGAGTCTCAACTGGAACGCGGTGGCCATCTACGTGCGGCCGGGCGCGAGCCCTGGCGCCAAGGGCATCGTGGAGATGGAGCCGCCCAGCGACTACTTCATCGTGGAGAACCAGCTCTCCACCGGGGCTCGCCGCGCGAGGCGCGTGTCCGTGACGTCGGACCCGGTGGGCGCGCAGCAGAAAATCGTGGTGCGCGGTCAGGTTCCTCCCGAGCGCGGGGGCGCCACCAGTCAGTGGAAGAAGATCGACAACCCGCCCATGTACTTCGGCCAGACGCTCAAGCAGCTCTTGAGCACGCGGGGCATGAAGGTGCGGGGGCGGGTGCGGCAGGGGCTCACGCCGTCCGCGGCGCGCATGGTGTACGTGGCGCAGTCGGACACGTTCGACGTGTTGCTCAAGCGCCTCAACAAACTCTCCAGCAACTTCGTCGCGGAGCAGCTCCTCAAGACGCTGGGCGCGGAGGGCCGGGGCGCGCCGGGCTCGTTCGCCAAGGGCGTGGAGGTGGTGGAGCAGTTCCTGGAGCGCGAGGTGGGCATTTCCCGCGGCACGTACGTGATGAAGAACGGCAGCGGGCTGAATGACGCCAACCGCTTCTCGGCCACGCAGATCAACAAGCTCCTTCGCTACATGTACGGGCGCTTCCCGTTCGCGCCGGAGTACCTGTCCTCGGTGCCCATCGCGGGCAAGGACGGCACGTTGAAGTACCGCTTCGAGGGCAGCGACGCGGTGGGCCGCCTGCGCGCGAAGACGGGCACCCTGGAGGGTGTCTCCGCGCTGAGCGGTTACGTGACGAGCGCGGGAGGCGAGCGCTTCTCCTTCTCGATGATGGTCAACGACTTCGCCGGACGCGCGGGCCCCATCGTGGCGGGGCTGGATGCGTTGGGCGCGGCCGTGGCGGCCACGGGCTCCAGCCTGGGACCGTCGAGCGCGGTGGCGGCGCTGGCCGAGGGCGGCAAGTCGTCCGGAGCCATCGACGACGTGGCGGCCCGCATCAAGACGTACCTGGAGCTGGGGCGGCAGCGCGACTCGCGCAACCTGGGCTTCCTGCGCACCGCGTGGCGCAGCGAGAGGGACCCGGCGGTGCGCGCGGTGCTGGCGGAGAGCCTCTACCAGTCCAACCCGCATGACTACCTGGGGGCGCGCACGCTCCTGGACAGCTACTCGGCGGGCAACGACGTGTATGGCCGGCTGAGGGAAGTGGCGCGCGTGTTGTCCGTGGAGGTGCCCGGCGTCACCAGCATGGTGGAGCTGGCCGCGGCCGGGAACACGGAGGCGCTGGCGCGCGTGCTGGAGCTCGCGGGCGCGACGGGCGCGGACGTGCAGGCGCAAGGTGAGTTGTCCGTGGCGCTGGGGGAGGTGGCTCGCACGGCGCCGGAGGCCCTGGTGGTGGCGCTGCGCACGGCCTTGCCCGCTGACCGCGAGGCGGCCACGACGCTGCTGGCCCGCTCGCTGGTGGAGGCGGGGCAGGGAGACCACCCCTTCTGGAAGTCGCTGCGCCGGATGCTGGGCGCCGCCGACCCTCAGGTGGCGGCCTTCGCCAAGGGGCTGGACTCCACGCTGTCGCAGAAGGTGGCCGAGGCCAAGGCGCCCCGTCCGTCCGAGGGCGGTGGCGCGGTGCAGGTGGTGGCGCCCGCTGGAGGGTCTCCGCCTCCGCCGCCTCCGCCTCGTCCCGCTGGAAGCGCCCCGGAGGCGCGCACGGAGACGCGTCCGGGAGGGTAG
- the hpf gene encoding ribosome hibernation-promoting factor, HPF/YfiA family: protein MQFNITFRQFGASDSLKEYAREKVERVNKLLDRAGEAHVVLSLERHLHHADITIHSGAWVLRGRDKSDDMYASIDLAMDKIERQLRRYRDKLKTHHGRERVHHRQDLVNHLKVRHAVFEVPDAEELTELGAKPAPEAPVAKVVETAKPAPAATRVVRATQLTVKPLSVDEAVMQMNLMNNDFYVFHNVESDALGIIYRRKDGQYGLIEPHEPPAMAAATGT from the coding sequence ATGCAGTTCAACATCACCTTCCGTCAGTTCGGGGCGTCGGATTCCCTCAAGGAGTACGCACGCGAGAAGGTCGAGCGGGTGAACAAGCTGTTGGACAGAGCAGGAGAGGCACACGTCGTACTGTCGTTGGAGCGTCACCTCCACCACGCGGACATCACCATCCACTCCGGCGCCTGGGTGCTTCGCGGGCGCGACAAGAGCGATGACATGTACGCGTCCATCGACCTGGCGATGGACAAAATCGAGCGCCAGCTGCGCCGGTACCGGGACAAGCTGAAGACGCATCACGGCCGCGAGCGCGTGCACCACCGGCAGGACCTGGTGAATCACCTGAAGGTGCGCCACGCCGTCTTCGAAGTGCCGGACGCGGAGGAGCTGACGGAGCTCGGCGCGAAGCCCGCGCCCGAGGCCCCCGTGGCCAAGGTCGTGGAGACCGCGAAGCCGGCGCCCGCCGCGACGCGTGTCGTGCGCGCCACGCAGCTCACCGTCAAGCCGCTGTCCGTGGATGAGGCGGTGATGCAGATGAACTTGATGAACAACGACTTCTACGTGTTCCACAACGTGGAGTCGGACGCGCTGGGCATCATCTACCGGCGCAAGGATGGCCAGTACGGCCTCATCGAGCCCCACGAGCCGCCCGCGATGGCGGCCGCCACGGGCACCTGA
- a CDS encoding GNAT family protein, with the protein MSAPIAFETDAGVPRRELIPLVAPPVVLEGRCVRLEPLGLEHAPALASLCEDSLFTFFSVVLRTQGDVEAFITRALEAAEKGTERPFVIVERETGAPVGTTRYLDIQRNFRTLEIGWTWLGRRVWRTRVNTECKYLLLRHAFETLDVMRVQLKTDRRNARSRAAIERMGGKLEGILRNHMLVRGGVVRDSAYYSVIDTEWPEVKARLEGFLQQGA; encoded by the coding sequence ATGAGCGCCCCGATTGCTTTCGAGACCGATGCCGGTGTCCCTCGCCGGGAGCTGATTCCCTTGGTGGCGCCCCCCGTCGTCCTGGAGGGGCGCTGCGTGAGGCTGGAGCCGTTGGGCTTGGAGCACGCCCCGGCCCTGGCTTCGCTATGTGAGGACTCCCTCTTCACGTTCTTCTCCGTGGTGCTGCGCACCCAGGGGGACGTGGAGGCGTTCATCACCCGTGCGCTCGAGGCCGCGGAGAAGGGCACCGAGCGCCCCTTCGTCATCGTGGAGCGCGAGACGGGGGCGCCGGTGGGGACCACGCGGTATCTCGACATCCAGCGGAACTTCCGCACGTTGGAGATTGGCTGGACGTGGCTGGGCCGCCGGGTGTGGCGCACGCGCGTCAACACGGAGTGCAAGTACCTGCTCCTTCGCCACGCCTTCGAGACGCTCGACGTGATGCGCGTGCAGCTCAAGACGGACCGGCGCAATGCGCGCTCTCGGGCGGCCATCGAGCGGATGGGCGGGAAGCTGGAGGGCATCCTCCGCAACCACATGTTGGTGCGAGGTGGGGTGGTGCGCGACAGCGCCTACTACAGCGTCATCGACACCGAGTGGCCCGAGGTGAAGGCCCGCCTGGAGGGTTTCCTTCAGCAAGGGGCCTAG
- a CDS encoding PTS sugar transporter subunit IIA gives MRIAEFLSPQAVIADMQSRTKPEVLRELSVTLVRAHPQLQEERLVEVLREREKLGSTGIGEGVAIPHGKLSGMTQLQAAFGVSRAGVDFEAIDGKPTHLFFALVAPENSAGVHLKALARISRLFKNPRFRASILEAPTAADIHALIIQEDARP, from the coding sequence GTGAGAATCGCCGAGTTCCTCAGCCCCCAAGCCGTCATCGCGGACATGCAGTCGCGGACGAAGCCCGAGGTATTGCGCGAGCTGAGTGTCACGTTGGTGCGGGCCCACCCCCAGCTCCAGGAGGAGCGGCTGGTGGAGGTGCTGCGTGAGCGCGAGAAGCTCGGCAGCACGGGCATCGGCGAGGGGGTGGCCATTCCCCACGGCAAGCTGTCGGGCATGACGCAGCTCCAGGCGGCCTTCGGCGTGTCCCGGGCGGGCGTGGACTTCGAGGCCATCGACGGCAAGCCCACCCACCTGTTCTTCGCGCTGGTGGCCCCGGAGAACAGCGCGGGCGTCCACCTCAAGGCGCTGGCGCGCATCTCCCGCCTCTTCAAGAACCCCCGGTTCCGGGCCTCCATCCTCGAGGCACCCACGGCCGCGGACATCCACGCGCTCATCATCCAGGAAGACGCACGGCCCTGA
- a CDS encoding phosphoribosyltransferase — translation MATKRAAPGLKAQGKRKPTAKSSSKKTSPKKASPKSRVAPASASARKGAKKLISIPSDLVLAPQVEVPRQPTGKDQSRKRSVGVRELTWAEFDRAVHHLAESIRQSFKPQAVVGVAHGGVFVGGALSSALGCAFFPVRISRRSRDRGDDARPRGGPKTSGEMPSELKGRRVLIVDDVASSGDTLELATKLAREAGATKVTTACLVAKPEGYAPDFSGLTTGSLVVFPWDYAPGVGDARFDEDPDKAGA, via the coding sequence GTGGCCACCAAGCGGGCAGCGCCCGGGCTAAAGGCCCAGGGCAAGCGCAAGCCCACCGCGAAATCCTCCTCGAAGAAGACTTCTCCCAAGAAGGCTTCTCCCAAGTCCCGTGTGGCGCCGGCGTCCGCGTCGGCCCGCAAGGGAGCCAAGAAGCTCATCTCCATTCCCTCGGACCTGGTGTTGGCGCCCCAGGTGGAGGTGCCCCGTCAGCCCACGGGCAAGGACCAGTCGCGCAAGCGCTCGGTGGGCGTGCGGGAGTTGACGTGGGCGGAGTTCGACCGCGCCGTGCATCATCTGGCCGAATCCATCCGCCAGTCCTTCAAGCCTCAAGCCGTGGTGGGCGTGGCGCACGGCGGTGTCTTCGTCGGCGGCGCGCTGTCCTCGGCGCTGGGCTGCGCGTTCTTCCCGGTGCGCATCAGCCGCCGCAGCAGGGATAGAGGCGACGACGCACGTCCTCGCGGCGGCCCCAAGACGAGCGGAGAGATGCCGAGCGAGCTCAAGGGCCGGCGCGTGCTCATCGTCGACGACGTGGCGTCCAGTGGAGACACGCTGGAGCTGGCCACGAAGCTGGCGCGCGAGGCGGGCGCCACGAAGGTGACGACGGCGTGCCTGGTCGCGAAGCCGGAGGGGTATGCGCCGGACTTCTCGGGGCTGACCACGGGCTCGCTGGTGGTCTTCCCGTGGGACTACGCGCCCGGCGTGGGCGACGCCCGCTTCGACGAGGACCCGGACAAGGCCGGGGCGTGA
- a CDS encoding succinate dehydrogenase produces the protein MSTQAATADAVPNKTPLLKSRLGSFLAVVPLSIWVVNHLWDNLSAFYGADAWQKSVTTYSNPYAEVLTFLVVILPLLFHTGWGIIRLFSFKPNNGRYNNYGNLKYILQRITALGVLAFLGAHIWLAFLRPRLLLGHPEVFSDIAQQMHFHTPTLFVYLLGTLGTAFHLANGLQGFAMGWGLLGTERSMRRFEPFVLIIFALLTAMSWGVIYALYTAGAAFGPPAA, from the coding sequence ATGAGCACCCAGGCCGCTACAGCCGACGCCGTTCCCAACAAGACGCCGCTCCTCAAGTCCCGCCTGGGCTCGTTCCTCGCGGTCGTCCCCTTGAGCATCTGGGTGGTCAACCACCTCTGGGACAACCTCTCCGCCTTCTACGGCGCCGACGCGTGGCAGAAGTCCGTCACCACGTACTCGAACCCGTACGCCGAGGTCCTGACGTTCCTGGTGGTCATCCTGCCCCTGCTGTTCCACACCGGCTGGGGAATCATCCGGCTCTTCAGCTTCAAGCCGAACAACGGCCGCTACAACAACTACGGCAACCTCAAGTACATCCTCCAGCGCATCACCGCCCTGGGCGTGCTCGCCTTCCTGGGCGCCCACATCTGGCTGGCGTTCCTGCGTCCGCGCCTGCTTTTGGGCCACCCCGAGGTGTTCTCGGACATCGCCCAGCAGATGCACTTCCACACGCCGACCCTGTTCGTCTACCTGCTGGGAACGCTGGGCACCGCGTTCCACCTGGCCAACGGCCTCCAGGGCTTCGCGATGGGCTGGGGCCTGCTTGGCACCGAGCGCTCCATGCGCCGCTTCGAGCCGTTCGTCCTCATCATCTTCGCGCTGCTGACGGCGATGAGCTGGGGCGTCATCTACGCGCTCTACACCGCGGGCGCCGCGTTCGGCCCCCCCGCCGCCTGA
- a CDS encoding Hsp33 family molecular chaperone HslO yields MDELVSGLLKQSDVRVVLALTTNLSREARATHKTAPAAAVLLAQSLTAAALLGSLQKGEASRVNLQVECDGPLRGLFVDGDTSGLVRGYVKNTLVEYVGSDDQYHWRPVLGNKGFLSVLRDLGGGEHYRSSVELERFDLAGDLERYFHQSDQLPSHVMLIQLPSKSEGTTEPLGIVAGVLVQPLPGADMEAFQALGERIRRDVAATLQAHAASGASAVLRALIPDSDFEVMSRYPLRFGCSCSKDRVKRALLAMGREELQDLLEKEGQAEATCQFCTTRYVIPGDEIRSMLESGTV; encoded by the coding sequence ATGGATGAGCTCGTCAGTGGATTGTTGAAGCAGTCGGATGTCCGGGTGGTGCTGGCCCTCACCACGAACCTGTCCCGCGAGGCCCGGGCCACTCACAAGACGGCCCCCGCCGCCGCGGTGCTGCTGGCCCAGTCCCTCACCGCCGCCGCCCTGCTGGGCTCCCTCCAGAAGGGGGAGGCCTCCCGCGTCAACCTCCAGGTGGAGTGCGACGGGCCCCTGCGCGGCCTCTTCGTGGACGGCGACACGTCCGGCCTCGTGCGCGGCTACGTGAAGAACACCCTGGTGGAGTACGTGGGGAGCGACGACCAGTACCACTGGCGTCCCGTGCTGGGGAACAAGGGCTTCCTCTCCGTGCTGAGGGACCTGGGGGGCGGCGAGCACTACCGCTCCTCGGTGGAGCTGGAGCGCTTCGACCTCGCCGGTGACCTGGAGCGCTACTTCCACCAGTCGGATCAGCTCCCCTCACACGTGATGCTCATCCAGCTCCCCTCCAAGTCCGAGGGCACGACGGAGCCCCTGGGCATCGTCGCCGGGGTGCTCGTCCAGCCGCTGCCGGGCGCGGACATGGAGGCCTTCCAGGCCCTGGGTGAGCGCATCCGTCGCGATGTGGCCGCCACGCTCCAGGCGCACGCCGCGTCGGGAGCCTCCGCGGTGCTGCGCGCGCTCATCCCCGACTCCGACTTCGAGGTGATGTCGCGTTATCCACTGCGCTTTGGCTGTTCGTGCAGCAAGGACCGCGTGAAGCGCGCGTTGTTGGCCATGGGACGCGAGGAGCTTCAGGACCTCCTGGAGAAGGAAGGACAAGCGGAGGCGACGTGCCAGTTCTGCACGACGCGCTATGTCATTCCGGGAGATGAAATCCGGAGCATGTTGGAGAGCGGCACGGTTTGA
- a CDS encoding single-stranded DNA-binding protein, whose translation MAGGVNKVILIGNLGADPEVRFTPGGQAVANFRIATSESWNDKNGQKQERTEWHRIVVWGKLAELCGEYLKKGRQCYVEGRLQTREWTDKENRKNYTTEVVANAVTFLGGRDAGDGMGGGGGGGGGRRQFGGQQQRGGMDNDYGQPPPMDDGMGGGGGGGGNNDEDIPF comes from the coding sequence ATGGCAGGTGGCGTGAACAAGGTCATCCTCATCGGCAACCTGGGGGCGGATCCCGAAGTGCGATTCACCCCGGGCGGCCAGGCGGTGGCGAACTTCCGCATCGCCACGAGCGAGAGCTGGAACGACAAGAACGGCCAGAAGCAGGAGCGCACGGAGTGGCACCGCATCGTCGTCTGGGGAAAGCTCGCGGAGCTCTGCGGCGAGTACCTGAAGAAGGGACGGCAGTGCTACGTCGAGGGGCGCCTGCAGACTCGCGAGTGGACCGACAAGGAGAACCGGAAGAACTACACCACTGAAGTCGTCGCCAACGCGGTGACGTTCCTGGGCGGCCGTGACGCCGGGGACGGCATGGGCGGCGGGGGTGGTGGTGGCGGTGGTCGCCGGCAATTCGGTGGCCAGCAGCAGCGCGGCGGCATGGACAACGACTACGGTCAGCCGCCCCCCATGGATGACGGCATGGGCGGTGGTGGCGGTGGCGGCGGCAACAACGACGAAGACATCCCGTTCTGA